The Phycisphaerae bacterium genome contains the following window.
CGAGGCGGTGGCTGCGGATGCGCTGGCCGATGAGGCGGTTCAGTTCGTTCTCGTCGGTGTAGATGATGCCCATCCGCTGGCAGGCGCGGTCCACGGAAGCGACCAGCTCATCCTGCTTGAACGGCTTGGGGATGTAGTCGCACGTGCCGCGACGCATCGTTTCCGTGGCGCTGTCCAGATCGGGATAGGCCGTCATCACGATGCAGCTCATCCGCGGGTCGATCGATTTCAGGCGCTCGACGACTTCGACGCCGTCCATCGCCGGCATGCGCAGGTCGATCAGCGCAACTTGAAACGACTCCTGCTCCGCCGCTTCCAAGGCCGAGTCGGCGTCGGTGAAGGTTCGCGGGCTGTAGCCGTGATCTTCGAGCAGTAGTCCGACGGTCTTGCAGATGGAGGGATCATCATCGACAACGAGGACTTTAATGTGGTGTCTGACTGCCATTTTTGGTGATCTCCAAGCTCAGAAAAGCTGAACTGAAAAAGGAGGTGAAGCAGTTCTGCAAATAGCCCGGATGGCATATGTTATCGGCCTGAGACTGTATTCCTGTGGGAGCAAGATTTCTCAGTTGCACGTTTGAAAAAACCAAAAGAGGACTTCGGTATTACGTTGGTGACAAGTATGCGTCACTTCCGAATTCCAGCGGAGCTACGAGAGCAAAGCGGGCTTTACTGCAAGGGCGCCTTGCTTCCGCTATCAGTGAATAATACGGCAGGGCTGGACGGAATTCAAGCAGCAGCGTGCAGAAAATGAGCGGCGGACCGGAAGTCAGCGGGCTTCCAGGTCTTCCATGCGGACTTCAAGCCGAGCCAGATCGGGTACGGGGATCAGGAACACGCCGGGGACCCCGGAGACGTTGGCCGCTTGGCCGGGAATGCCCCGAGCGGACTCGGTCTTGGACGAAATGTTAAGCATTGCTGTAGAATCGTTTGTCTTTACGCTCACTTGGCGGGCGGGTTGATCTAAGCCGAATTGAGCGGGTGGCGTATCGGTTTGGGTCAGGAAGCTCC
Protein-coding sequences here:
- a CDS encoding response regulator; translated protein: MAVRHHIKVLVVDDDPSICKTVGLLLEDHGYSPRTFTDADSALEAAEQESFQVALIDLRMPAMDGVEVVERLKSIDPRMSCIVMTAYPDLDSATETMRRGTCDYIPKPFKQDELVASVDRACQRMGIIYTDENELNRLIGQRIRSHRLAQNLTLRQLSDRTDLTTSQLSQVELGKNAASIWALARISNALGLQVSELLGGL